In Arthrobacter sp. SLBN-112, a genomic segment contains:
- a CDS encoding glycosyltransferase family 39 protein, with product MAGSQDWTAFFFSSSDPGNAISVDKPPLSLWVMSASVRAFGLSPWSILVPQALMGVTSVYLLYRMVRTYVGSAAGLLAATFFAITPVAAVMFRYNNPDALLTLLMIGVAYTALESIRRNKLRWLLLAGALTGAALLTKQLQIALVLPAVAVTYLAFASGPLLKRILHVSVALLTALVTGGWWFVLVQMVPAANRPFVGGSRLNSAVELSLGYNGLDRLTGEDATRTMSPSMESLAEKLDPGFQRFLQPQFSGQFGWFLPLAVAGMCIALWHIKRQSGSQRYRAFLSLCVLWFLCSSTVLAFMSGIVHPYYCLTVVPPLCCLAGTGLLHLYRLIERRNARWMLVGTLLVTMVLAFLSASRSTADFPLGPLVALLVWSVAITFLVVPPPFPALRKVTRGLLAVALLVGPFVWSINTVLSPHEGAGVVAGPSILGIRTDHPDRQQMGPDVPASFMAVMFGNLPESGIVSRLRATPSSSKWSAAMVGSETAANYQLASMRPVLPLGGFDGTDPFPTLEQFQRMVTDHQVACVVVQDLPPLTLEGRGESARIVDWVKAHYRGEQIGSAQYYNLLP from the coding sequence ATGGCAGGCTCACAGGATTGGACGGCATTCTTCTTTTCCTCCTCGGATCCAGGCAACGCCATTAGCGTCGACAAGCCTCCGCTCAGCCTCTGGGTAATGTCGGCTTCCGTCCGGGCTTTCGGTCTGAGCCCCTGGAGCATCCTGGTGCCGCAGGCACTGATGGGAGTTACCAGTGTCTACCTGCTGTACCGGATGGTTCGCACTTATGTCGGGAGCGCCGCGGGGCTCCTCGCAGCGACGTTTTTCGCCATAACCCCAGTTGCAGCTGTGATGTTCCGCTACAACAATCCAGATGCACTGCTTACCCTGCTGATGATTGGCGTGGCCTATACCGCGTTGGAGTCAATCCGCCGCAACAAGCTTCGGTGGCTGCTTTTAGCCGGCGCGCTCACGGGTGCTGCTCTGCTGACCAAGCAGCTTCAGATCGCACTGGTCCTGCCCGCTGTCGCTGTTACCTATCTTGCCTTTGCCAGCGGGCCGTTACTGAAGCGTATTCTGCACGTCTCGGTCGCCCTGCTAACTGCACTGGTTACCGGCGGCTGGTGGTTTGTCCTGGTCCAAATGGTCCCGGCGGCGAACCGGCCATTCGTCGGAGGATCCCGTCTTAACAGCGCCGTGGAATTGAGCTTGGGCTACAACGGTCTGGACCGCCTTACCGGTGAGGACGCCACCCGGACGATGTCTCCCAGCATGGAGAGCCTTGCGGAAAAACTGGATCCAGGCTTTCAGCGATTCCTTCAACCGCAGTTCTCGGGCCAGTTCGGCTGGTTCCTGCCTCTGGCCGTAGCAGGAATGTGCATTGCCCTCTGGCACATCAAGCGGCAGAGCGGTAGCCAACGATATCGGGCTTTCCTCAGTCTGTGTGTTCTTTGGTTTCTCTGCTCCTCAACGGTGTTGGCGTTCATGTCCGGGATTGTCCATCCGTATTACTGCCTAACTGTTGTACCACCGCTATGCTGCCTCGCAGGGACCGGCCTGCTGCACTTATACAGGCTTATTGAACGGCGAAACGCACGCTGGATGCTGGTTGGAACGCTCTTGGTAACAATGGTTCTGGCCTTCCTCTCCGCGAGTCGCTCAACGGCTGATTTCCCGCTAGGTCCTTTGGTGGCACTCCTGGTCTGGTCCGTGGCCATCACCTTCCTGGTGGTCCCACCTCCATTTCCAGCCCTCCGGAAAGTGACAAGAGGACTTTTGGCAGTGGCGCTATTGGTCGGTCCTTTTGTTTGGTCCATTAATACAGTTCTGAGTCCACATGAGGGTGCAGGTGTCGTGGCTGGTCCCAGTATCCTCGGCATACGCACGGATCATCCCGACCGTCAGCAGATGGGTCCCGATGTGCCAGCTAGTTTCATGGCGGTAATGTTCGGCAACCTGCCGGAATCCGGAATCGTTTCGCGCCTTCGCGCCACTCCGTCCAGTAGCAAATGGTCGGCGGCCATGGTGGGGTCGGAGACAGCCGCTAACTACCAGTTGGCCAGCATGCGACCGGTGCTGCCTCTGGGCGGTTTTGACGGCACCGATCCCTTCCCAACCTTGGAGCAGTTTCAGCGTATGGTCACCGACCATCAGGTGGCCTGTGTAGTGGTTCAGGATCTGCCGCCGCTTACCCTAGAAGGCCGCGGAGAGTCGGCAAGAATCGTGGACTGGGTAAAAGCCCATTATCGGGGCGAACAAATCGGGAGTGCCCAGTATTACAATCTGCTGCCTTAA
- a CDS encoding bifunctional glycosyltransferase family 2/GtrA family protein has translation MKLSHGGLALEIVVPVFNEESVLEKSITELANYLHNEISVTWQITIADNASTDKTPVIGASLAGRMPNVAYRRLDVKGRGWALRDAWSSSDAEVLAYVDVDLSTDLAALPPLVAPLLSGHSDISIGTRLGQSSRVSRGPQREFISRSYNFLLKRTMQVRFSDAQCGFKAIRSDVAKKLLPHVEDNGWFFDTELLIIAERSGLRIHEIPVDWVDDPDSRVDIMQTAADDIRGLIRVAGSLVKGSIPVQAIYAELGRRPMVPQSRPSFFGQVIRFGVVGAISTVAFALLYVLFQEPLGAQPANFLALLLTAVGNTAANRRFTFGMNGPDRLFTQQFQGLVVFTLAWSITSSSLLILHASAPHSSSTMELVTLTAANILATLMRFVMLRIWVFRVPRTDAAAGRVGISGAQTARAS, from the coding sequence ATGAAACTTAGCCACGGGGGCCTGGCGCTTGAAATTGTCGTACCGGTCTTCAATGAGGAATCGGTACTCGAAAAAAGCATCACTGAACTCGCAAATTATCTCCATAACGAAATTTCAGTGACGTGGCAGATTACCATCGCCGACAACGCAAGCACTGACAAGACACCAGTGATCGGGGCCAGCCTGGCCGGTCGCATGCCAAACGTCGCTTACCGGCGGCTTGACGTGAAGGGCCGCGGGTGGGCCCTCCGGGACGCCTGGAGTTCTTCCGATGCGGAAGTCTTGGCTTATGTGGACGTGGACCTCTCCACGGACCTTGCGGCGCTTCCGCCACTGGTTGCCCCGTTATTGTCCGGCCACTCGGATATCTCCATTGGCACGAGGCTTGGCCAGAGCTCCCGCGTTAGCCGCGGCCCGCAGCGTGAGTTCATTTCGCGGTCCTACAACTTTCTGCTGAAGCGCACCATGCAGGTTCGATTCTCCGATGCTCAGTGCGGTTTCAAGGCCATCCGGTCTGACGTCGCGAAGAAACTCCTTCCGCATGTTGAGGACAACGGGTGGTTCTTTGACACGGAACTCCTCATCATCGCGGAGCGCTCGGGCCTTCGGATCCACGAGATCCCAGTGGACTGGGTGGACGACCCGGACAGTCGGGTGGACATCATGCAGACTGCAGCTGATGACATTCGCGGACTCATTCGCGTTGCTGGTTCCCTCGTGAAGGGGTCGATTCCCGTCCAAGCGATTTATGCAGAGCTGGGGCGGCGCCCCATGGTTCCACAGTCGAGGCCCAGCTTTTTTGGCCAAGTTATTCGGTTCGGCGTTGTCGGAGCCATCTCAACGGTGGCCTTCGCCCTGCTCTATGTGCTGTTCCAGGAGCCTCTTGGCGCACAGCCGGCCAATTTTCTCGCCCTCCTCCTGACGGCTGTGGGCAATACAGCCGCTAACCGGCGTTTTACATTCGGCATGAACGGCCCGGACAGGCTCTTCACCCAGCAGTTCCAGGGACTTGTTGTCTTTACACTGGCCTGGTCAATAACATCATCATCATTGTTGATATTGCACGCTTCTGCACCGCACTCGTCCTCTACGATGGAGCTCGTGACACTTACCGCGGCCAACATCCTCGCGACACTTATGCGCTTCGTCATGTTGCGCATCTGGGTTTTCCGAGTTCCCAGGACCGACGCAGCAGCTGGCCGCGTTGGGATCTCAGGCGCCCAAACAGCTCGGGCCTCTTGA
- a CDS encoding DUF6541 family protein, translating to MYAMDGLGAECRNLGNTDELLGESLISWLAALPGFGVASAVLLLPGLVFGWALGLRRIWMMSLAPVLTASLVAVSTLVCWWVHVDWQLGAFTVSVAVCAGVALVLVRAGAKLWPKFFSWDRGEERAGRAYWIALLASAIFLALRYAQIVEDPANINQGIDTPFHLNLVQQIIDSRDGSPFSVRGLMGETAGFYPQIWHALAALVAEATGLPVVEAANALNFAVVALAWPIGVLFLVKVVVGPKMIALLSAGIASAGFFAFPFTVMQSQKSDFGPLFPYMLAVTFLAPLLTVWASLLGFGRDPIPWPLGLTTLLAGLPGLVITHMSALVALVGLTSGFTAMAAVHSFRKLRQVRSGPFPYLQWIALWTSAFFFGLIVWAGVRPWTTTWDPIDTFPGAVGSVLEAAPTHGDVSWGLAALTLLGTAVLFGRPCERWFLAAYGGAVALYLVAASVPQSFARQIVIGAWYGDPPRLAALLPMFWAVFVGLAATWFFENVASSFRVKWLVAIPITAVAAATIMWPTNSQTTPGRERTYALSGDSPLVSPDELKIMRRLSSEVPEGAVMANNPWDGSSTAYAIANRRVLFPHAYTGSNADRLLLAETLNRATPGSEACAAAKRENVQFLLDFGDHYIDPLRTEVNDFPGISVPANSPAFVKVDQQGSAVLYRFVGCDL from the coding sequence ATGTATGCTATGGACGGCTTGGGGGCCGAATGTAGAAACTTGGGGAATACTGATGAACTTCTTGGGGAATCCTTGATCTCTTGGCTTGCTGCCCTGCCGGGCTTTGGTGTCGCCAGTGCGGTGCTCTTGCTGCCCGGACTGGTTTTTGGCTGGGCGCTGGGGTTACGGCGGATCTGGATGATGTCGCTTGCCCCAGTCCTGACGGCATCACTTGTTGCGGTGTCCACCCTTGTTTGCTGGTGGGTGCACGTTGACTGGCAGTTGGGCGCGTTCACCGTATCGGTAGCGGTGTGCGCCGGAGTTGCGCTCGTCCTTGTCCGTGCAGGGGCCAAGCTGTGGCCGAAGTTCTTCTCTTGGGATCGAGGAGAAGAGAGGGCAGGCCGTGCATACTGGATTGCACTGCTCGCCAGCGCAATCTTTCTGGCTCTGCGCTATGCCCAGATTGTCGAGGATCCGGCCAACATCAACCAAGGCATAGACACGCCATTTCACCTTAACCTCGTCCAACAGATCATCGATTCGCGTGACGGTTCACCCTTCTCTGTAAGGGGTCTAATGGGGGAGACCGCAGGGTTTTACCCGCAGATCTGGCACGCGCTTGCTGCCCTTGTCGCTGAGGCAACCGGGTTACCAGTGGTTGAGGCAGCGAACGCCTTAAATTTCGCTGTTGTAGCCCTAGCTTGGCCGATCGGTGTACTTTTCTTGGTCAAGGTCGTTGTTGGTCCCAAGATGATCGCCTTGCTATCTGCCGGTATTGCGAGCGCCGGGTTCTTCGCTTTTCCTTTTACTGTCATGCAGAGCCAGAAGAGCGACTTCGGTCCGCTGTTCCCCTACATGCTTGCTGTCACGTTCTTGGCTCCCCTGCTGACGGTATGGGCTTCGTTACTTGGATTTGGCCGCGATCCAATTCCTTGGCCCCTAGGCCTCACAACACTCCTTGCCGGACTGCCGGGATTAGTTATCACTCACATGTCGGCGTTGGTTGCCCTCGTGGGGCTTACATCGGGTTTCACGGCCATGGCCGCCGTGCATTCTTTCCGGAAACTCAGACAGGTGAGGTCCGGCCCTTTTCCTTACCTGCAGTGGATAGCACTTTGGACCAGCGCATTCTTCTTTGGCTTGATAGTTTGGGCCGGTGTGCGGCCTTGGACCACCACATGGGATCCGATTGACACCTTTCCAGGGGCCGTAGGAAGTGTTCTCGAAGCGGCTCCTACGCACGGCGACGTAAGCTGGGGCCTTGCGGCGCTCACTCTGCTGGGAACCGCCGTCCTGTTCGGTCGCCCATGCGAACGGTGGTTTCTGGCTGCATACGGAGGCGCCGTCGCGCTTTACCTGGTGGCGGCGTCGGTACCGCAGTCGTTCGCGAGGCAAATTGTTATTGGTGCGTGGTACGGGGACCCGCCCAGGCTCGCCGCCCTCCTGCCGATGTTTTGGGCCGTATTTGTCGGCCTAGCGGCGACGTGGTTCTTTGAAAACGTCGCCTCCAGCTTCCGCGTTAAATGGCTTGTTGCCATTCCCATCACGGCGGTAGCAGCAGCCACCATAATGTGGCCAACAAATTCGCAAACGACGCCAGGGAGGGAACGCACCTACGCTCTATCAGGAGACTCACCATTGGTGAGCCCCGATGAACTTAAAATTATGCGACGGCTTAGTTCCGAAGTGCCAGAGGGCGCCGTGATGGCCAACAACCCTTGGGATGGGAGTTCTACGGCATACGCTATCGCGAATCGACGGGTACTCTTCCCGCACGCGTATACCGGTTCGAATGCGGACCGTTTACTGTTGGCTGAGACGCTAAACAGGGCAACTCCCGGGTCTGAGGCCTGCGCGGCCGCAAAAAGAGAAAATGTTCAATTTCTCCTCGACTTCGGTGACCACTATATTGATCCGCTGCGAACCGAAGTCAATGATTTTCCGGGCATTAGTGTTCCAGCGAATTCGCCGGCGTTCGTCAAGGTGGATCAACAAGGCTCCGCAGTCCTGTATCGATTCGTGGGTTGCGACCTCTAG
- a CDS encoding IS1380 family transposase, whose protein sequence is MVVETVICRAREHPFDVKVYLRLPVPAGQFHRPVADFPRRGFGAHRLHGRAGFRQAVRGQARPVCPLRSEAPSGRLVGSLTAMLAAGAEHASDLDIFRSSPALFGQLPSNATVSRFFERTVTNPELFGYGFETLTRELRTRAWNAAGATNPALAATAADPLVIDIDATLVTSHSDKENVAGTYKRGYGVAPFIASCDYGAGNGSGEILAAVLRPGNAGANSAEDHIRVFHTATAQLPESFFTATGALAGEKVLVRTDSAGASRKFLWHLHRLGVQFTTSYTLPFGKAHMVDWISDKQYWQPALDQTGNDRTDAWVINATDVIPITDYPPGTKLFLRAEPLHPGAQPSLLDTDGHRITAFLTNSPRWHGPFLDARHRARGRCENRVKTLKNTGLGKLPFDFAANQAWANIVALAFNLVSWLQLAALPDGHHAKAWDIKRWRYRLFTTAGKIITRARRTQLLLPETAPEKDLLKLLLENTNRLRQLLLARSG, encoded by the coding sequence GTGGTTGTCGAGACCGTTATTTGCCGAGCTAGGGAGCACCCTTTCGATGTAAAAGTCTACCTTCGTCTTCCCGTCCCTGCCGGTCAGTTTCACCGGCCAGTCGCTGATTTCCCTCGCCGGGGTTTCGGTGCTCACCGGCTTCATGGACGCGCTGGGTTTCGGCAGGCTGTGCGAGGACAGGCTCGGCCAGTTTGTCCCCTCCGGAGCGAAGCACCGTCTGGACGGCTGGTTGGATCTCTGACCGCGATGCTCGCCGCCGGCGCTGAACATGCCTCGGATCTGGACATCTTCCGGTCCTCGCCCGCGCTTTTCGGTCAGCTTCCCTCGAACGCGACAGTGTCCCGGTTCTTCGAACGCACTGTCACGAACCCGGAGCTGTTCGGCTACGGCTTTGAGACCCTCACTCGGGAACTGCGCACCCGGGCCTGGAACGCCGCCGGGGCAACGAACCCGGCACTGGCCGCGACCGCCGCAGACCCGCTCGTGATCGACATCGACGCGACCCTGGTGACCTCACACTCCGATAAGGAAAACGTCGCCGGCACCTACAAACGCGGCTACGGCGTCGCCCCCTTCATCGCTTCCTGTGATTACGGTGCCGGCAACGGCTCCGGAGAGATCCTCGCCGCGGTGCTGCGGCCCGGAAACGCCGGAGCGAACAGCGCCGAGGACCACATCCGGGTCTTCCACACCGCCACAGCCCAACTTCCCGAGAGCTTCTTTACCGCGACCGGGGCCCTGGCCGGGGAGAAAGTGCTGGTCCGGACCGACAGTGCCGGGGCCTCGCGGAAGTTCCTCTGGCACCTGCACCGCCTCGGCGTGCAGTTCACCACCAGCTACACCCTCCCGTTCGGCAAGGCCCACATGGTCGACTGGATCAGCGACAAACAGTACTGGCAACCGGCCCTGGACCAGACCGGGAACGACCGCACCGATGCCTGGGTCATCAACGCCACCGACGTCATCCCGATCACTGACTACCCGCCAGGCACAAAACTGTTCCTGCGCGCCGAGCCGCTGCACCCCGGCGCGCAGCCGAGTCTGCTCGATACCGACGGGCACCGGATCACCGCGTTCCTGACCAACTCACCCCGCTGGCACGGACCCTTCCTGGACGCCAGACACCGCGCCCGGGGACGGTGCGAGAACCGGGTCAAAACCCTGAAAAACACCGGCCTGGGCAAGCTCCCGTTCGACTTCGCCGCGAACCAGGCCTGGGCGAACATTGTCGCCCTGGCCTTCAACCTGGTCTCCTGGCTCCAGCTCGCCGCCCTCCCGGACGGCCACCACGCCAAAGCCTGGGACATCAAACGCTGGCGCTACCGGCTCTTCACAACCGCAGGGAAAATCATCACCCGAGCCCGCCGCACCCAGCTCCTCCTGCCGGAAACAGCGCCCGAGAAAGACCTTCTGAAACTGCTTCTGGAAAACACCAATCGCCTTAGACAACTCCTGCTTGCCCGCTCAGGATGA
- a CDS encoding type II secretion system F family protein, producing the protein MTTMAWLIVGLIVFPVSFLAWSFLSVDRRGVAAVRSNLGKGIRLIDSGVPGALVSGQSDSKPAIPLGMRVTPKGYVAWLDKLLSRAGRPAQLPLPRLLIAKPVLALLVAVLGILFISNNVTPSASLFVVLAAALAYFVPDILIHGRGAERQKAIELELPNTLDQMLISVEAGLGFEAAMARAGQNGKGPLAFELMRTLQDMQVGRSRREAYESLATRTDVPDLRSFVRSVVQADIYGIAIAKVLRTQAKQMRIKRRQRAEEKAMKLPVKVLFPLMFAILPVLFIVIIGPAAINVMKSFSAW; encoded by the coding sequence ATGACAACCATGGCTTGGCTTATCGTTGGCCTGATCGTGTTCCCTGTTTCTTTTCTGGCGTGGTCGTTCCTCTCCGTGGATCGGAGGGGCGTCGCGGCAGTCCGCAGCAACCTTGGCAAGGGCATCCGCCTGATCGACAGCGGAGTGCCCGGGGCACTTGTTTCCGGGCAGTCTGATTCCAAGCCGGCAATCCCGCTCGGAATGAGGGTTACGCCAAAGGGCTATGTTGCTTGGCTGGATAAACTCCTCAGCCGCGCCGGACGGCCGGCACAGCTGCCCCTTCCGCGGCTCCTGATAGCCAAACCGGTCTTGGCGCTCCTCGTCGCGGTTCTAGGAATCCTCTTCATCAGCAACAATGTGACGCCCTCTGCCTCGCTGTTCGTGGTGCTGGCCGCCGCACTCGCCTATTTCGTCCCCGACATCCTGATTCATGGCAGGGGCGCGGAACGCCAAAAGGCAATCGAGCTGGAACTACCCAACACCTTGGATCAGATGCTCATTTCGGTTGAGGCAGGCTTGGGCTTTGAAGCTGCAATGGCCCGGGCCGGTCAAAATGGAAAAGGGCCATTGGCTTTTGAACTCATGCGGACCCTGCAGGACATGCAAGTTGGCCGAAGCCGGCGTGAAGCCTACGAGTCCCTGGCCACAAGGACCGACGTACCAGACCTGAGGTCCTTCGTCCGTTCCGTCGTCCAGGCTGACATCTACGGCATCGCCATCGCAAAGGTCCTCAGGACGCAGGCAAAACAAATGAGGATTAAGCGGAGGCAGCGGGCAGAAGAAAAGGCCATGAAACTGCCGGTCAAGGTGCTCTTCCCGTTGATGTTCGCCATCCTGCCGGTGCTGTTCATCGTCATTATTGGCCCGGCGGCAATCAACGTGATGAAGAGCTTCTCTGCCTGGTGA
- a CDS encoding type II secretion system F family protein — protein sequence MLFLVTFKSARGEIAISRRRPGVVNGPTLLTRATDSATSFLERNVSKNARFGSRASLEQAGLKMRQADFLLLVACSAVTAGFVGFILGGLLPALLFIVATPLLAMVVLNVLSSRRRAKFEAQLGDTLQMLSGGLRAGHSLLRSVDAVAKEADAPTSEEFARLVNENRLGRDLRDSMLDAAHRLRSEDFEWVGQAIEIHREVGGDLAEVLDQVGETIRERSQIKGQVKALSAEGKLSAYTPRRFADRHVPLHVGGQ from the coding sequence GTGCTTTTCCTGGTCACGTTCAAAAGCGCCAGGGGAGAAATAGCAATTTCCCGACGACGCCCCGGCGTGGTCAATGGCCCCACACTGCTGACGCGGGCCACGGATTCGGCTACGTCCTTCCTGGAACGGAATGTCAGTAAGAACGCCCGGTTCGGCAGCAGGGCATCTTTGGAGCAGGCCGGCCTGAAAATGCGCCAGGCAGACTTCCTGTTACTCGTGGCCTGCAGCGCTGTCACTGCCGGCTTCGTTGGCTTCATCCTTGGGGGGCTGCTGCCCGCGCTTCTCTTCATTGTGGCGACACCCCTTTTGGCCATGGTGGTCTTGAACGTGCTGTCTTCCCGACGTCGTGCCAAGTTTGAGGCTCAGTTGGGTGACACCCTGCAGATGCTCTCAGGCGGCCTGCGTGCCGGCCACAGTCTCTTGCGTTCTGTTGACGCGGTGGCCAAGGAAGCGGACGCTCCCACTTCCGAAGAGTTCGCCAGGCTGGTCAACGAAAACAGGCTCGGACGGGATCTCAGGGACTCAATGCTCGACGCGGCACATCGGCTGCGCAGCGAGGACTTTGAATGGGTGGGGCAGGCAATCGAAATCCATCGCGAAGTGGGCGGCGACCTGGCGGAAGTCCTTGACCAGGTAGGGGAAACCATCAGGGAACGAAGCCAGATCAAGGGCCAGGTCAAGGCCCTCAGTGCCGAAGGCAAATTGTCCGCATACACTCCTCGTCGCTTTGCCGATCGGCATGTTCCTTTACATGTCGGTGGTCAATAG